One stretch of Psilocybe cubensis strain MGC-MH-2018 chromosome 6, whole genome shotgun sequence DNA includes these proteins:
- a CDS encoding Cell surface mannoprotein MP65 — protein MFHRTFTAIAITVLLSFTAPVLATNHMSGLAVSNSPGGTTTYGCRSQAQVCKCILLNSMPVSNQVIQWNQLANDAKSQGFKIIRIIGFDCNALDLASSAAASAGLQIMAGIYAQSGTIAASMTQINNDVQTFRAAYTKYGAGRYVGLTVGNEVQDSVGNIMAKVYDVRGYLGSVGVTTPVSTVHTWVDIRNNPALCGADFVGANAHAFYDGGVNSGQAGSFLYNTVKPALQAACPGKKIYITETGWPSRGSNNGNAAPSVPDEHNAISSINCAARDTSMTIFAFEYDDQLWKTGGAVEQSFGIFGKILPGDALNAC, from the exons ATGTTCCACAGGACCTTCACCGCCATCGCAATTACCGTTCTTCTCAGCTTCACGGCGCCTGTACTGGCGACTAACCATATGTCAGGCCTGGCTGTCTCGAACAGTCCAGGAGGAACGACGACCTATGGCTGCCGTTCTCAAGCTCAGGTATGTAAATGTATTTTGCTCAACTCGATGCCGGTTAGTAACCAAGTCATTCAGTGGAATCAACTGGCCAACGATGCCAAAAGCCAGGGATTCAAGATAATACGTATCATCGGGTTCGATTGCAATGCTCTTGACCTTGCATCTTCAGCTGCAGCCTCTGCAGGCCTCCAAATCATGGCAGGAATCTATGCACAATCT GGAACTATTGCAGCTAGCATGACCCAAATCAA CAATGATGTGCAAACATTCCGTGCAGCATACACTAAATATGGAGCAGGCCGATATGTCGGATTGACGGTTGGAAATGAG GTCCAAGATTCTGTTGGTAACATTATGGCAAAAGTATACGACGTCCGAG GGTACCTCGGATCGGTGGGCGTTACAACCCCCGTTTCCACTGTACACACTTGGGTTGACATTCGAAACAATCCCGCCCTGTGTGGTGCCGACTTTGTTGGGGCAAATGCACA TGCATTCTATGACGGAGGTGTAAATTCAGGGCAGGCTGGTAGCTTCCTTTACAACACTGTCAAACCCGCGTTGCAAGCTGCGTGCCCCGGAAAGAAGATATACATTACCGA GACTGGTTGGCCATCTCGAGGCAGCAATAATGGAAATGCAGCCCCATCCGTACCCGATGAGCACAACGCAATTTCCAGCATCAACTGTGCCGCTCGTGACACAAGCATGACAATATTTGCTTTCGAATACGATGACCAATTGTGGAAGACGGGTGGTGCCGTTGAACAGAGCTTCGGAATCTTCGGCAAAATCCTGCCAGGAGACGCTTTAAACGCATGCTAA